Proteins encoded in a region of the Streptomyces sp. NBC_00513 genome:
- a CDS encoding DEAD/DEAH box helicase: protein MHSLDPLATSALISDTYRRYLRSLLPLREPRLAEALAHAIDTSPLLTKGPLLEATPAYAPGATLDELIGEGVLDPAFRQLTGPALPADRPLYRHQEQALRKAVAGRNLVVATGTGSGKTESFLLPILNTLVAEHARGALGPGVRALLLYPMNALANDQMKRLRRLLAAVPDITFGRYTGDTKDDPRRAADTFEQLNPGEPRLPNELLSRREMRAKPPHILLTNYAMLEYLLLRPQDMDLFEGEHAGGWRFIVVDEAHVYDGARGAELAMLLRRLKDRVGRGHDIQAIATSATVGAEENPAAVTAFAQALFDVPFHWDADDPAAQDLVTATRVGAPDGPHWGPLPTTEYLRLAATAIPGPEIVSAARMNGLAATTPAAALAAEAGTAALRRALADGPRPVSEIAHTVFPDDPAGPAAVTALIRLAGRLTDTDGAPVLSARYHLFARATEGAFTCLDPAGPHLDLARHERCPHCARPSFELGACRRCGAVHLHGTLDGPGGRPRLVHRKSPDKPHTWLLLDGDASGAGFDEDDETLGEGAKGGLSERRLCTRCATVHTAGTTACTTHGCQGTELRRVHQLDTHEGTPASCLACGAHGHGMIRLFETGNEAAASVLGTTLYQALPPAPDGPAAMLPGQGRKLLFFSDSRQAAAYFAPYLEDSYTRIQHRRLMMQAALKGCPDPDEPLHIDDLVAHAVRAADRAGVFRRNDSRQAKQREVALWVMQEVLSLDDRQSLEGLGLLRVDLDREPFWQPPSVLTSLGLTDDEAWQLVQELLRTVRNQGALTMPEEVDAGDEAFAPRRGPVWVRSKGSDATRKVISWLPSAAGVSNRRVDYLERVLDALGHAGDRRGAALETLSRLWSDLTTGYLADWLPGEGQAGIGVVRRLDHAWLRLRPVTTESDPLHACDRCRRVVPVSVRGVCPTLRCTGRLDEYKPTTEADGHLRRLYLTFDPVPLRAQEHTAQWTGEKAAEIQGEFVRGQINALSCSTTFELGVDVGDLQAVVLRNMPPSTANYVQRAGRAGRRADSAALVLTYAQRRPHDLARYAEPQRMIAGEVRAPIVPVDNVRIDRRHAHSIALAGFFRAMKEERGRIWRTAGEFFLPDDTTGEIAAHAVRDWLTPAPEGVTASLRRVLPESVQDEIGVESDAWVDELDRLLRAAQQILDQDVTAYSERRDQAVATRQYRQAEMYQKVIHNLTKRDLLGVLANRNVLPKYGFPVDTVELRIPQDGGPVAGQLELTRDLSAAVHEYAPGAEIVAGGRLWSSAGVYRLPDRELVSRHYAVCGTCGRYTDATEPLDPTCTACGAPSTTAPRRYIEPVYGFVAARGAQRRPGQVPPRRSWHGDVHMCTDTADVRDGTTAFTSGHTTAWSAGARGEMVVVSDGPGGAGYEICDWCGWGRPHARAGNRRAGHPHLLKDTDCTGPLRVVSLAHRYQTDFLQIHLDPLTALSAPQERLRSGVYALLEGAATHLEISRDDIDGTVHTGIDGMPSLLLFDTTPGGAGNVVRIGDRLEPVVAAALARVGACECGPESSCHACLRTFRNQGFHELLSRREAVALLDALAGRTAAEG, encoded by the coding sequence TTGCACAGCCTCGACCCGCTTGCCACGTCCGCACTGATCAGCGACACCTACCGTCGCTATCTGCGCTCCCTGCTGCCCCTGCGTGAACCCCGCCTCGCCGAGGCCCTCGCCCACGCCATCGACACCAGCCCACTGCTCACCAAGGGGCCTCTGCTGGAGGCCACCCCCGCCTACGCCCCGGGCGCCACCCTCGACGAGCTCATCGGCGAGGGGGTACTGGATCCGGCGTTCCGGCAGTTGACGGGACCCGCCCTGCCCGCCGACCGCCCCCTGTACCGCCACCAGGAGCAGGCCCTGCGCAAGGCCGTGGCCGGACGCAACCTGGTCGTCGCCACCGGCACGGGCTCGGGCAAGACCGAAAGCTTCCTGCTGCCCATCCTCAACACCCTCGTCGCCGAACACGCCCGCGGCGCCCTCGGCCCCGGCGTCCGCGCCCTGCTGCTGTACCCGATGAACGCACTGGCCAACGACCAGATGAAACGGCTGCGCCGACTGCTGGCCGCGGTCCCCGACATCACGTTCGGCCGCTACACCGGCGACACGAAGGACGACCCGCGCCGCGCCGCCGACACCTTCGAACAGCTCAACCCCGGCGAGCCGCGCCTGCCCAACGAACTGCTCAGCCGCCGCGAGATGCGCGCCAAGCCGCCCCACATCCTGCTCACCAACTACGCCATGCTCGAGTACCTGCTGCTCCGTCCCCAGGACATGGACCTCTTCGAAGGGGAGCACGCGGGCGGCTGGAGGTTCATCGTCGTCGACGAGGCCCACGTCTACGACGGGGCACGCGGCGCCGAACTGGCCATGCTGCTGCGCCGGCTGAAGGACCGGGTGGGCCGAGGCCACGACATCCAGGCCATCGCCACCAGCGCCACCGTCGGCGCGGAGGAGAACCCGGCCGCCGTCACCGCCTTCGCCCAGGCCCTCTTCGACGTTCCCTTCCACTGGGACGCCGACGATCCGGCCGCACAGGACCTCGTCACGGCGACCCGGGTGGGCGCACCCGACGGCCCGCACTGGGGGCCGCTGCCGACCACCGAGTACCTGCGCCTGGCCGCCACGGCCATACCCGGGCCCGAGATCGTGTCGGCCGCGCGCATGAACGGACTGGCCGCCACCACCCCGGCGGCAGCCCTCGCCGCCGAAGCCGGGACAGCCGCCCTGCGCCGCGCCCTCGCCGATGGGCCCCGGCCCGTGAGCGAGATCGCACACACCGTCTTCCCGGACGACCCGGCGGGGCCGGCCGCCGTCACCGCGCTCATCCGGCTCGCCGGCCGACTGACCGACACCGACGGCGCCCCCGTGCTCTCCGCCCGATACCACCTCTTCGCGCGCGCCACCGAAGGCGCCTTCACCTGCCTCGACCCGGCCGGCCCCCATCTCGACCTGGCCCGCCACGAGAGGTGCCCGCACTGCGCACGCCCCTCCTTCGAACTGGGCGCCTGCCGCCGCTGCGGTGCCGTACACCTGCACGGCACCCTTGACGGGCCGGGTGGACGACCTCGTCTCGTGCACCGAAAGTCCCCTGACAAACCCCACACCTGGCTGCTCCTGGACGGGGACGCATCGGGCGCGGGCTTCGACGAGGACGACGAAACCCTCGGCGAGGGTGCCAAAGGCGGTCTCAGCGAGCGCCGGCTGTGCACCCGCTGCGCGACGGTGCACACCGCCGGAACGACGGCCTGCACGACGCACGGATGCCAGGGCACCGAACTCCGCCGCGTCCACCAACTCGACACCCATGAGGGAACCCCGGCCTCCTGCCTCGCCTGCGGCGCCCACGGCCACGGCATGATCCGCCTCTTCGAGACGGGCAACGAGGCCGCGGCCTCGGTCCTCGGCACCACCCTCTACCAGGCGCTGCCCCCGGCGCCCGACGGTCCCGCCGCCATGCTGCCGGGACAAGGCCGCAAACTCCTGTTCTTCAGCGACAGCCGGCAGGCCGCCGCGTACTTCGCCCCCTACCTCGAGGACTCCTACACCCGCATCCAGCACCGGCGCCTGATGATGCAGGCAGCCCTGAAGGGCTGCCCCGACCCCGACGAGCCGCTGCACATCGACGATCTCGTGGCACACGCGGTCCGCGCCGCCGACCGAGCCGGAGTGTTCCGCCGCAACGACTCCCGGCAGGCCAAACAGCGCGAGGTCGCCCTGTGGGTCATGCAAGAGGTACTCAGCCTTGACGACCGCCAGTCACTCGAAGGCCTCGGCCTGCTCCGTGTCGATCTCGACCGCGAGCCCTTCTGGCAGCCCCCTTCGGTCCTGACCTCCCTCGGCCTGACGGATGACGAGGCCTGGCAGCTGGTTCAGGAACTGCTGCGCACCGTACGCAACCAGGGCGCCCTCACCATGCCCGAGGAAGTGGACGCGGGCGACGAGGCGTTCGCCCCGCGCCGCGGGCCGGTCTGGGTCCGCTCCAAGGGCTCCGACGCCACGCGCAAGGTGATCAGCTGGTTGCCCAGCGCGGCCGGCGTCTCCAACCGCCGCGTCGACTACCTGGAGCGGGTGCTCGACGCGCTCGGCCACGCGGGTGACCGGCGCGGCGCGGCGCTGGAGACACTGAGCCGCCTGTGGAGCGACCTCACCACCGGGTACCTCGCCGACTGGCTGCCGGGGGAGGGTCAGGCCGGAATCGGCGTGGTCCGCCGGCTTGACCACGCATGGCTGCGACTGCGGCCCGTCACCACGGAAAGCGACCCCCTCCACGCCTGCGACCGCTGCCGCCGCGTCGTCCCCGTGTCCGTACGGGGAGTGTGCCCCACGCTGCGCTGCACCGGCCGTCTCGACGAGTACAAGCCCACCACCGAGGCGGACGGCCACCTCCGCCGCCTTTACCTCACCTTCGACCCCGTCCCGCTGCGGGCCCAGGAACACACCGCGCAGTGGACCGGCGAGAAGGCCGCCGAGATCCAGGGCGAGTTCGTCCGCGGACAGATCAACGCCCTTTCCTGTTCGACCACTTTCGAACTCGGCGTCGACGTCGGTGACCTGCAGGCCGTCGTCCTGCGCAACATGCCCCCCTCCACCGCCAACTACGTGCAGCGGGCCGGACGCGCCGGGCGGCGCGCGGACTCCGCCGCCCTCGTCCTCACCTATGCCCAGCGCCGCCCCCACGACCTCGCGCGGTACGCGGAACCCCAGCGAATGATCGCCGGGGAGGTCCGAGCCCCGATCGTCCCCGTCGACAACGTCCGGATCGACCGCCGCCACGCCCACTCCATCGCCCTCGCCGGCTTCTTCCGCGCCATGAAGGAGGAACGGGGCCGCATCTGGCGTACGGCAGGCGAGTTCTTCCTGCCCGACGACACCACCGGTGAGATCGCCGCCCACGCGGTACGAGACTGGCTGACGCCCGCCCCGGAAGGCGTCACCGCTTCGCTGCGCCGGGTTCTTCCCGAGAGCGTTCAGGACGAGATCGGTGTGGAATCGGACGCCTGGGTCGACGAACTGGACCGTCTCCTGCGGGCCGCGCAGCAGATCCTCGATCAGGACGTCACCGCCTACAGCGAACGCCGCGACCAAGCGGTTGCCACCCGCCAGTACCGGCAGGCGGAGATGTATCAGAAGGTCATCCACAACCTGACGAAACGCGACCTGCTGGGTGTCCTCGCCAACCGCAACGTGCTGCCCAAGTACGGATTCCCCGTGGACACCGTCGAACTGCGCATCCCGCAGGACGGCGGTCCCGTCGCCGGGCAGCTCGAACTCACCCGAGATCTGAGTGCCGCCGTCCATGAGTACGCGCCAGGTGCGGAGATCGTGGCGGGCGGCCGGTTGTGGTCCTCCGCCGGCGTCTACCGCCTGCCCGACCGCGAACTGGTGAGCCGCCACTACGCCGTGTGTGGCACGTGCGGGCGCTACACGGACGCAACCGAGCCCCTGGACCCCACCTGCACCGCCTGCGGCGCGCCGTCCACCACCGCACCGCGTCGCTACATCGAACCCGTCTACGGTTTCGTCGCCGCGCGCGGGGCTCAGCGCAGGCCAGGGCAGGTCCCGCCGCGCCGGTCCTGGCACGGCGACGTCCACATGTGCACCGACACCGCCGACGTGCGGGACGGGACGACGGCCTTCACCTCCGGTCACACCACGGCCTGGTCGGCGGGAGCACGGGGCGAGATGGTCGTCGTCTCGGATGGGCCGGGCGGCGCAGGCTACGAGATCTGCGACTGGTGCGGCTGGGGCCGTCCGCACGCTCGGGCGGGGAACCGCCGTGCGGGCCATCCGCATCTGCTGAAGGACACCGACTGCACCGGCCCGCTGCGGGTCGTCTCCCTCGCGCACCGCTACCAGACCGATTTCCTCCAGATTCACCTTGACCCGCTCACCGCCCTGTCGGCACCGCAGGAACGCCTTCGTTCAGGCGTCTACGCCCTGTTGGAAGGCGCGGCCACCCATCTGGAGATCAGCCGTGACGACATCGACGGCACGGTCCACACGGGGATCGACGGCATGCCGTCGCTGCTGCTCTTCGACACCACACCGGGCGGCGCGGGGAACGTGGTCCGTATCGGGGATCGTCTCGAACCGGTCGTCGCCGCCGCACTCGCCCGAGTCGGCGCCTGTGAGTGCGGACCGGAGAGCAGCTGCCACGCATGCCTGCGGACCTTCCGCAACCAGGGTTTCCACGAGCTGTTGAGCCGTCGTGAGGCCGTCGCGCTCCTCGATGCCCTGGCGGGCAGGACCGCGGCTGAAGGGTAG
- a CDS encoding DUF6531 domain-containing protein: MAVTVPDWADTLLDLIGVAWPNVDEDAYREMADALREFAEDLLDDGQLANNHVERLLSASKGESIEALNRHWNTVKGKHFKDIAEAARTIASAMDMAAGAVEGMKYAALVQLGYLAAEAGIALSLIPVTAGLSALFGAAAMRLTQEVVKRLIKECVEEAVGYIVSAMTEPAVAALEGMAADLVVQLGSMALGFQDGVDLGQTKNAGKDGFNDGVQSGKEAFHLASAGGGSGGGGTGLVDLHIEHSEHDRAGTSLTTVSTGIHGKTSSKLTKAKSHHGRTRGRDSIAQAIDPVADKALAALTKATKAMGDHVGTTLPKAVKRISTDHKKNDQVIGDGFNRIKGKDRDGGQGGPGKGSPVDRHKSDADVRTKPDSLRVAKDDPRRNSIPLNGKTCKNDPIDVATGEMTLPQTDLVLPGTLPLTLSRTHLSEYRYGQWFGRSWASTLDERLEADPLGGGLIWAREDGSLLVYPQFPQAGDEPVLPLEGPRLPLTHSGEADAHATYRITDPHTGTSRYFTGSPYNASPAYWLTEIEDRNGNGITYSRQSDGAPATVSHDGGYQVQVVTGRGRIESLLLRTPSGPVTVLTYDYDERGNLNAVTNSSGLPLRFTYDDADRITSWTDRNGSTFRYVYDGAGRVVETIGPDGYMSSSFAYDTADRVTRYTDSTGATTTFQLNELLQVVATTDPLGHTTRTDYDAYDRVLAETDPLGRTTTVEYDDAGRPLALIRADGHRTTVTYNGQGLPATLTEPDGAVWQHTYDDHGNRTALTDPAGAVTAYTYNGRGALTAATDPTGQTVRIGRTAVGLVESLTDPADSVTTHAYDPFGRLATHTDPLGGTTGLTWSVEGLLTSRTGQGGSTEQWSYDGEGNCTSHTDPLGQVTTHEYTHFDLPTARTTPDGVRHVFRHDSELRLTEVTNAQGLIWRYGYDPTGQLVSETDFNGHTLAYAYDPAGFLVARTNAAGQSTRYLYDTVGNPVEKDIAGSPISYAHDPCGRLLRAVAPDSVLEYAYDAAGRVVGESIDGRTVHTTCDAAGRRTSRTTPSGTTTTYTYDEAGHRATLTSAGRTLSFSHNAVGRETLRTLAGAFTLTHTWDPAGRLDEQTLTGPCSPNPLQKRSHTYSLDGHLSAVTDQRGGRRTFTLDRAGRVTAVDAAGWSEKYAYDLEGNQSSGHWPGGLPGAESQGGRDYNGTCLTRAGSVRYEHDAQGRITLRQRPRLSRKPDTWRYTWDTEDRLVAVTTPDGTRWRYRYDPLGRRIAKQRMASDGTSAVEETLFAWDGSTLAEQTTRVAHSPEELSLTWDHDGYKPLLQVESKAWVDVPQNVIDQRFFAIVTDQIGTPTELVDENGRIAWRSQSTLWGTTVWNRDATAHTPLRFPGQYFDPETELHHNYFRHYDPQTARYLTLDPLGLDPAPNPATYVANPHTDYDPLGLKPCDESDPTWGGRVRYSSGPGGRAGVMRATIEPGMTGGTTKPPSKVLGYEKRKNLNKTHLLGAQIGGSNKDSRNFVTMHRFANSPVMKKIEDQIRAAVDAGETIEYTVTPVYSSATDPTDVIPKGLMIHARGNRGFQFTPYEGGSAVNHITILNVPKH, encoded by the coding sequence GTGGCTGTCACGGTGCCCGACTGGGCGGACACACTGCTGGACCTCATCGGTGTGGCTTGGCCGAACGTGGACGAGGACGCCTACCGGGAGATGGCCGACGCACTCCGCGAGTTCGCCGAGGATCTGCTGGACGACGGCCAGCTCGCCAACAACCACGTCGAGCGCCTCCTCTCGGCCAGTAAGGGCGAGTCGATCGAGGCCCTGAACCGGCACTGGAACACGGTCAAGGGCAAGCACTTCAAGGACATCGCGGAAGCCGCCCGCACCATCGCCAGTGCGATGGACATGGCGGCCGGAGCCGTCGAGGGCATGAAGTACGCGGCTCTCGTCCAGTTGGGCTACCTCGCCGCCGAAGCCGGCATAGCCCTCTCCCTCATCCCGGTCACCGCCGGCCTCTCCGCCCTGTTCGGCGCTGCCGCGATGCGCCTGACCCAGGAAGTCGTGAAGCGACTCATCAAGGAGTGCGTCGAGGAAGCCGTCGGCTACATCGTCTCCGCCATGACCGAACCGGCCGTCGCCGCCCTGGAAGGGATGGCCGCCGACCTCGTCGTCCAGCTCGGCTCGATGGCCCTCGGCTTCCAGGACGGCGTCGACCTCGGCCAGACCAAGAACGCCGGAAAGGACGGATTCAACGACGGGGTCCAGTCCGGCAAGGAAGCCTTCCACCTCGCCTCCGCAGGCGGCGGCTCCGGTGGGGGAGGCACCGGCCTGGTCGACCTGCACATCGAGCACAGCGAGCACGACCGCGCCGGCACCAGTCTCACCACCGTCAGCACCGGCATCCACGGCAAGACCAGCTCCAAGCTGACCAAAGCCAAGTCCCACCATGGTCGCACCCGAGGCCGTGACTCGATAGCACAGGCCATCGACCCCGTCGCCGACAAGGCATTGGCAGCCCTCACCAAGGCCACCAAGGCGATGGGCGACCACGTCGGCACCACACTCCCCAAAGCCGTCAAGCGGATATCCACCGACCACAAGAAGAACGACCAGGTCATCGGCGACGGCTTCAACCGGATCAAGGGCAAGGATCGCGATGGCGGCCAGGGCGGCCCCGGCAAGGGCAGCCCCGTAGACCGTCACAAGAGCGACGCGGATGTCCGCACCAAGCCGGACTCACTGCGCGTGGCCAAGGACGATCCGCGGCGCAACAGCATCCCGTTGAATGGCAAGACGTGCAAGAACGACCCGATCGACGTCGCCACGGGCGAGATGACCCTGCCCCAGACCGACCTCGTGCTCCCCGGCACCCTGCCGCTCACCCTCAGCCGAACCCACCTGTCGGAATACCGCTACGGACAGTGGTTCGGCCGCAGCTGGGCCTCCACACTCGACGAGCGGCTCGAAGCCGACCCGCTCGGCGGCGGTCTCATCTGGGCGCGCGAGGACGGCTCCCTGCTCGTCTACCCCCAGTTTCCGCAGGCGGGCGACGAACCCGTGCTGCCGCTCGAAGGGCCCCGGCTCCCGCTCACCCACAGCGGGGAGGCCGACGCGCACGCGACGTACCGGATAACCGACCCGCACACCGGCACCTCGCGGTACTTCACGGGCAGCCCGTACAACGCCTCGCCGGCGTACTGGCTCACCGAGATCGAGGACCGCAACGGCAACGGCATCACCTACAGCCGGCAGAGTGACGGCGCACCCGCCACGGTCAGCCATGACGGCGGCTACCAGGTGCAGGTCGTCACCGGCCGGGGGCGCATCGAGTCGCTCCTGCTGCGCACTCCGTCGGGACCCGTCACCGTTCTGACGTACGACTACGACGAGCGCGGCAACCTGAACGCCGTCACCAACTCCTCCGGCCTGCCGCTGCGCTTCACCTACGACGACGCCGACCGCATCACCTCGTGGACCGATCGCAACGGCTCGACCTTCCGGTACGTGTACGACGGCGCCGGCCGCGTCGTGGAAACCATCGGACCGGACGGCTACATGTCGTCCTCGTTCGCCTACGACACCGCAGACCGCGTCACCCGGTACACCGACTCGACCGGCGCCACCACCACCTTCCAGCTGAACGAGCTGCTCCAGGTCGTCGCCACCACCGACCCGCTCGGCCACACCACCCGCACCGACTACGACGCCTACGACCGCGTCCTTGCCGAGACGGACCCGCTGGGACGGACCACGACCGTCGAGTACGACGACGCCGGCCGCCCCCTCGCCCTCATACGCGCTGACGGCCACCGCACCACCGTGACGTACAACGGCCAGGGCCTGCCCGCCACCCTCACCGAACCTGATGGCGCCGTCTGGCAGCACACCTACGACGACCACGGCAACCGGACCGCTCTCACCGACCCGGCCGGCGCCGTCACGGCGTACACCTACAACGGACGCGGCGCGCTCACCGCCGCGACCGACCCCACCGGGCAGACGGTCCGGATCGGACGTACCGCGGTGGGACTCGTCGAGAGCCTCACCGACCCCGCGGATTCGGTCACCACCCATGCGTACGACCCGTTCGGTCGTCTGGCCACCCATACCGACCCCCTTGGCGGCACGACAGGTCTGACCTGGTCGGTCGAAGGACTCCTGACCTCCCGCACCGGACAGGGCGGGAGCACCGAACAGTGGTCCTACGACGGGGAAGGCAACTGCACCTCCCACACGGACCCGCTGGGCCAAGTCACTACCCACGAGTACACCCACTTCGACCTTCCCACGGCCCGCACCACCCCCGATGGGGTCCGGCACGTCTTCCGGCACGACTCCGAGCTCCGCCTGACAGAGGTCACCAACGCCCAAGGCCTCATCTGGCGCTACGGCTATGACCCCACCGGACAGCTGGTCTCGGAGACCGACTTCAACGGGCACACACTCGCCTATGCCTACGACCCCGCCGGTTTCCTCGTGGCCCGCACCAACGCCGCCGGCCAGAGCACTCGCTACCTTTACGACACCGTGGGCAATCCGGTGGAGAAGGACATCGCCGGAAGTCCGATCAGCTATGCCCACGACCCGTGCGGCCGGCTCCTGCGAGCAGTCGCACCAGACTCGGTTCTGGAGTACGCCTACGACGCTGCGGGTCGTGTCGTAGGCGAAAGCATCGACGGCCGGACCGTACACACGACGTGCGATGCTGCCGGACGGAGAACGAGCCGCACCACACCCTCCGGCACCACGACGACGTACACCTACGACGAGGCCGGCCACCGCGCCACCCTCACCAGCGCCGGACGGACCCTGTCCTTCAGTCACAACGCCGTCGGCCGTGAAACGCTGCGCACCCTGGCAGGCGCGTTCACCCTCACGCACACGTGGGACCCTGCCGGCCGGTTGGACGAGCAGACCCTCACCGGCCCCTGCTCCCCGAACCCGCTCCAGAAGCGCTCGCACACCTACAGCCTGGACGGGCACCTGAGCGCCGTCACCGACCAGAGGGGAGGCCGCCGCACCTTCACCCTCGACAGGGCAGGGCGGGTCACGGCCGTCGACGCGGCGGGGTGGAGCGAGAAGTACGCCTACGACTTGGAAGGCAACCAAAGCAGCGGCCACTGGCCGGGCGGCCTGCCCGGCGCCGAGTCCCAGGGCGGACGCGACTACAACGGCACCTGCCTCACCCGCGCCGGATCCGTCCGTTACGAACATGACGCCCAGGGCCGCATCACCCTGCGGCAAAGGCCCCGACTCTCCCGGAAGCCCGACACCTGGCGCTACACCTGGGACACCGAGGACCGCCTCGTCGCGGTGACCACGCCCGACGGGACGCGCTGGCGTTACCGGTACGACCCGCTCGGCCGACGCATCGCCAAGCAGCGGATGGCCTCCGACGGCACGAGCGCCGTCGAGGAGACACTCTTCGCCTGGGACGGCAGCACCCTCGCCGAACAGACCACCCGTGTCGCCCACAGCCCGGAGGAACTCAGCCTCACCTGGGATCACGACGGCTACAAGCCGCTCCTCCAAGTCGAGAGCAAGGCCTGGGTCGATGTCCCGCAGAACGTCATCGACCAGCGATTCTTCGCGATCGTCACCGACCAGATCGGCACCCCCACCGAGCTCGTCGACGAAAACGGCCGCATCGCCTGGCGCAGCCAGAGCACGCTGTGGGGCACCACGGTCTGGAACCGGGACGCCACTGCACACACGCCACTACGCTTCCCTGGCCAGTACTTCGATCCCGAGACCGAGCTCCACCACAACTACTTCCGTCACTACGACCCGCAGACCGCTCGCTACCTCACTCTCGATCCACTGGGGCTTGACCCGGCGCCCAACCCGGCCACCTACGTGGCCAACCCCCACACGGACTACGACCCGCTCGGCCTCAAGCCATGCGACGAGTCGGACCCGACCTGGGGTGGCCGCGTTCGCTACAGCAGCGGTCCTGGAGGCCGCGCAGGCGTCATGCGCGCCACCATCGAACCGGGCATGACCGGCGGCACGACCAAGCCACCGTCCAAGGTCTTGGGCTACGAGAAGCGCAAAAACCTCAACAAGACGCATCTCTTGGGCGCGCAGATCGGCGGGTCGAACAAGGACTCGCGCAACTTCGTGACCATGCACCGCTTCGCCAACTCGCCGGTCATGAAGAAGATCGAAGACCAGATCCGCGCCGCGGTCGACGCAGGAGAGACCATCGAGTACACGGTCACTCCTGTCTACTCAAGCGCTACCGACCCCACCGACGTGATCCCCAAAGGCCTGATGATCCATGCCCGGGGTAACCGGGGATTCCAGTTCACTCCCTATGAGGGCGGATCAGCGGTCAATCACATCACTATCCTTAACGTCCCCAAGCACTGA
- a CDS encoding SMI1/KNR4 family protein: MNPTVERLTQLIPPPQESAARDWADIQGRLGHALPEDYKELIDLYGGGLFDETIWVLEPDCEDKNYDLYTMVEERAEVLARLWGGDRGEPKPRELASPGTGLVPFAYIEGTGAFLYWLTREGQDPADWTVMADAGRGPEWESYPAPCVEFIVSALTGEIRTDILSELPADTHEFESNDDIL; the protein is encoded by the coding sequence ATGAATCCCACCGTGGAACGCCTCACGCAGCTCATCCCTCCTCCGCAGGAATCGGCTGCGCGCGACTGGGCGGACATCCAGGGCCGTCTTGGCCATGCACTGCCCGAGGACTACAAGGAGCTCATCGACCTGTACGGCGGGGGCCTCTTCGACGAGACGATCTGGGTCCTCGAGCCCGACTGCGAGGACAAGAACTACGACCTCTACACGATGGTCGAAGAGCGTGCCGAAGTCCTGGCCCGCCTGTGGGGCGGAGACCGCGGCGAGCCCAAGCCCCGCGAGCTCGCATCCCCCGGCACCGGCCTGGTGCCGTTCGCCTACATTGAGGGCACGGGAGCCTTTCTGTACTGGCTCACCCGGGAGGGCCAGGACCCTGCGGACTGGACGGTGATGGCCGATGCCGGTCGCGGCCCTGAGTGGGAAAGCTACCCGGCGCCTTGCGTCGAGTTCATCGTGTCCGCTCTCACCGGTGAAATCCGAACCGACATCCTCAGTGAACTTCCCGCCGACACACACGAATTCGAATCGAACGACGATATTCTCTGA
- the panD gene encoding aspartate 1-decarboxylase — protein MLRTMFKSKIHRATVTQADLHYVGSVTVDADLLDAADLLPGELVHIVDITNGARLETYVIEGERGSGVIGINGAAAHLVHPGDLVILISYAQVEDAEARVLKPRVVHVDADNRIIELGADPSAPVPGTDQERSPHAVAV, from the coding sequence ATGCTTCGTACCATGTTCAAGTCCAAGATCCACCGGGCCACCGTGACCCAGGCCGACCTGCACTACGTCGGGTCGGTCACCGTCGACGCCGACCTGTTGGACGCGGCCGACCTGCTGCCCGGGGAGTTGGTCCACATCGTGGACATCACCAACGGCGCGCGGTTGGAGACGTACGTCATCGAGGGCGAGCGCGGGTCCGGTGTCATCGGGATCAACGGCGCCGCCGCCCACCTCGTGCACCCCGGGGACCTGGTCATCCTCATCAGCTACGCGCAGGTCGAGGACGCCGAGGCCCGGGTGCTGAAGCCCCGCGTCGTGCACGTGGACGCGGACAACCGCATCATCGAGCTGGGTGCGGATCCCTCCGCGCCCGTACCGGGAACGGATCAGGAGCGCAGCCCCCACGCGGTTGCCGTCTGA
- a CDS encoding GNAT family N-acetyltransferase produces MADEPTIVFEDDREAGRLLAVEEGVAVGFIAYFVLAEEPHALVAVHTIVEPGHEGRGIAGRLVETFHTIAAAEGVPVVPLCPYAASWAAKHPDLARVAPAEVVAAAEAQLASDSDLW; encoded by the coding sequence ATGGCGGACGAGCCGACGATCGTGTTCGAGGACGACCGAGAGGCCGGGCGGTTGCTCGCCGTCGAGGAAGGGGTCGCGGTCGGCTTCATCGCCTACTTCGTCCTCGCGGAGGAACCCCACGCCCTGGTGGCGGTCCACACGATCGTCGAGCCCGGGCACGAAGGGCGGGGCATCGCGGGGCGTCTGGTGGAGACCTTCCACACGATCGCCGCGGCCGAGGGGGTGCCCGTGGTGCCGCTCTGCCCGTATGCCGCGAGTTGGGCCGCCAAACACCCCGACCTGGCGCGCGTGGCCCCGGCGGAGGTCGTGGCGGCGGCCGAGGCGCAGCTCGCCTCGGATTCCGACCTGTGGTGA